GGTATCAACTACTGGACATCGCCAACGAAAAAAACGTCATCGCGGTGATGCTTACCGGTCACAGCCTGAGTGTGGATGATACCGTAAAATCATTTAAAAGGGGGGCCGCCTTTTATGTGCCCAAGGAAAAAATGGCCGATATTGCTATTTATCTAAACGATGTCCTTGAGGCCAAGAAGGAGAATAAGGGCTTTTTGGAGCGCTGGCTGGACAGGTTCGTGGGATACTATGACACTAAATTCGGACAAGATTGGCAAGATGAAGACAAAGCATTTTGGAAACGATTTCGTATCTGATCTCGGGATACCGGCCAAATAGTCAAGCCTCAATTCCGGTTAAATCATACATTACTGTTATTACTGTTACGGATATCAATGCCCGGCGAACATAAGTCTCATCCCGATGAGAAAAATGATCATGAGCACGATAATCCTAAATAAGTCTTGCGAGAATCGCTTGTTCAGGAGATTCCCAAACCATCCCCCAAGAATGATGATGGGAGACATCGCAGCCACCAACAAGGCAACCTCGGAACTAATAATGCCGATTTTTAAATAAGCACCTAACTTGAGAACATTGAGAACAGCAAAAAATGAGACGAGGGTCCCAACAAAGGCCCTCTTGTCTACCGGCTGCTGAAGCAGATAAATGGACATGACCATGCCCCCGGCATGGATGACGGTGCTTGCCGTTCCTCCGAGAAATCCGAAAAGAAGCGTCACGTATCTATTGGTATTGGCGGACTGCCCGACCCGTTTGAGACCCTTGTCTTTCCCCTTAAAGACAGCTTTACTTATGTGGTAGGCGGAAAAGAGTATCGCCACAACGCCCACACTGAATTTAAACATTGTGTCTGGAACCATTTTGATAATGATGACACCGACGAACACACCCATTACAGCAGGCGGGATGAGAGTGCCCAGCTCCTTTTTGTTCCACTCTCTCCAATAGTTCCTGAGCCCTACCACGTCAGAGATCAACATCGCCGGCGCTCCCAACCCCAATGCCAGCTTGGCGGGAAATACCAAGGCGAGAAAAGGAAGGAGGAAAATTCCCGCTCCGATGCCGACACTGTTCTTGATTATTGCTGAACCGAACACGGCCAGAGCGACAAGCGCTATTTCGTTATAGCCAAGGCCTACCATGGAGCGGATTCAAAGCCTCTTTTTTCGTATCAAAGCAAGTGGCAGCATATTCAACCCCTCCTGCAAATAATCGAGAGAAAATACCTCCCCCTTAACCCATTCATATGAAAGGATGGCTATCTCGTTCGCCCGGGATGACTCAAAATATCCTGAATAGATTTATAATGAGGGAGATAAGACCTGTAATAAAAATCAGTGATAGGGATATTTTCATAAACAGGAATGAACTCACCCTATTAAATATAACATTGCCAATATAAAACCCAATTATTCCTGCAGGGACCAATGACAAGCTCTCAATTACGCGAGAATTTGTTGCTATGCCCGCAAGTACGTATAAGATAATAGACAGGGTGCCGGTAAGTAGGAAAAGCACGGCAATTGTGCCCCTGAATATCTCTTTTGGCCACTTCTGGTTAGACAGGAATAAAATGAGAGGAGGTCCGCCCATACCAACCGCTGCACACATGACACCGCTAGCGAACCCTACGCCTAACGATGCCATGGCCTCCCTTTTAATGGGCATATGATACCCCATTAACAAGAGAATGGAAAAGATGATAGAAATGAAGGCAATGGCAAGACTCGTTCCAGAAGACGCCACCATATAAAGAATGTACGTTCCGAGAGGGACGCCGAGGATAGCAGGAATTATTAGGGGCAAGGCTCGGGCGGCATATATATGCCTTCTGGCATGGTAGACGACGAAAAGCAAATTGGCGATACCGGTAAACATTAGAATAATTACGACTCGTTTCGGTTCCAAGAAAAGAACAAGTGTAGGACCAGCGAGCAACCCCGCACCAAAGCCGGTCATCC
This Deltaproteobacteria bacterium DNA region includes the following protein-coding sequences:
- a CDS encoding response regulator → MSNKHMLEGKKVLVVDDEKDVLESLEALLPMCDVVKAHNFEEAKKHLENEYFDISILDIMGVDGYQLLDIANEKNVIAVMLTGHSLSVDDTVKSFKRGAAFYVPKEKMADIAIYLNDVLEAKKENKGFLERWLDRFVGYYDTKFGQDWQDEDKAFWKRFRI
- a CDS encoding sulfite exporter TauE/SafE family protein, translated to MVGLGYNEIALVALAVFGSAIIKNSVGIGAGIFLLPFLALVFPAKLALGLGAPAMLISDVVGLRNYWREWNKKELGTLIPPAVMGVFVGVIIIKMVPDTMFKFSVGVVAILFSAYHISKAVFKGKDKGLKRVGQSANTNRYVTLLFGFLGGTASTVIHAGGMVMSIYLLQQPVDKRAFVGTLVSFFAVLNVLKLGAYLKIGIISSEVALLVAAMSPIIILGGWFGNLLNKRFSQDLFRIIVLMIIFLIGMRLMFAGH
- a CDS encoding sulfite exporter TauE/SafE family protein, translating into MESLPLWSYYWTFIFFVILFASIIQGMTGFGAGLLAGPTLVLFLEPKRVVIILMFTGIANLLFVVYHARRHIYAARALPLIIPAILGVPLGTYILYMVASSGTSLAIAFISIIFSILLLMGYHMPIKREAMASLGVGFASGVMCAAVGMGGPPLILFLSNQKWPKEIFRGTIAVLFLLTGTLSIILYVLAGIATNSRVIESLSLVPAGIIGFYIGNVIFNRVSSFLFMKISLSLIFITGLISLIINLFRIF